Proteins from one Malania oleifera isolate guangnan ecotype guangnan chromosome 4, ASM2987363v1, whole genome shotgun sequence genomic window:
- the LOC131153798 gene encoding probable aquaporin NIP-type, translating into MPKLNIEEGLCSSCGASSSTPKETQFCTGSGIVCLMQKAIAEVIGTYFLIFSGCGSVAVNKIYGSVTFPGVCVTWGLTVMVMVYSVGHISGAHFNPAVTITFAIFRHFPVKEVPVYVVAQMLGSVMASGSLCLIFEIESTDYFGTVPAGSNLQSLVIEIIISFLLMFVISGVATDNRAIGELAGIAIGMTILLNCFVAGPVSGASMNPARSIGPALIMHVYTGLWVYIVGPITGTIAGGFAYNLIRFTDKPLWEAAKVSFLKRSSTSTTAATISN; encoded by the exons ATGCCGAAGCTCAATATTGAAGAAGGCTTGTGCAGCAGCTGTGGCGCATCCAGCAGCACCCCTAAAGAAACCCAGTTTTGCACTGGTTCTGGGATTGTTTGCCTCATGCAAAAG gcAATCGCAGAGGTGATAGGGACGTATTTTTTGATATTTAGTGGGTGTGGGTCAGTTGCTGTGAACAAGATATACGGGTCGGTAACATTTCCAGGGGTATGTGTGACGTGGGGTTTAACTGTGATGGTGATGGTCTACTCCGTTGGTCATATCTCCGGCGCCCATTTTAACCCGGCCGTCACCATCACTTTCGCCATCTTCCGCCACTTCCCCGTCAAAGAG GTGCCTGTATATGTAGTGGCGCAGATGCTAGGATCGGTGATGGCAAGTGGGTCGTTATGCCTTATATTCGAAATAGAATCCACGGATTACTTTGGAACGGTGCCGGCAGGATCCAACCTGCAATCGCTTGTGATTGAGATCATCATTTCCTTTCTGCTGATGTTTGTCATTTCAGGCGTTGCCACCGATAATAGAGCT ATTGGTGAACTGGCTGGAATTGCTATTGGAATGACAATACTACTAAATTGCTTTGTGGCCGG GCCTGTTTCAGGGGCATCGATGAACCCAGCGAGGAGCATTGGGCCTGCCCTCATCATGCACGTATATACAGGACTCTGGGTTTACATAGTTGGCCCAATCACTGGAACCATTGCAGGTGGCTTTGCCTACAACTTGATCAGATTCACAGATAAACCCCTCTGGGAGGCTGCCAAGGTTTCCTTCTTAAAGCGCTCCAGCACCAGCACCACCGCTGCAACCATTTCCAACTAG